A single region of the Caldalkalibacillus thermarum genome encodes:
- a CDS encoding anion permease, with protein MTTKSDVKLIPLLITLAIGIGIWNIAPPAGLEKEAWQLFAIFVATIVGLIIKPMPMGVVAIFGLTATVLTKTLTIDDALSGFSNSVIWLIVIAFFVSRGFIKTGLGSRVAYFFVMKFGKKTLGLSYALLFSDLLLAPAMPSNTARAGGIVLPIIRSLSEAYGSRVEDGTERKIGSFLTKVAFQGDMITSAMFLTAMAANPLVVSIAAEITGETISWTGWMVAAFVPGIVSLILIPLVIYKIYPPEIKETPGAAELAKQKLAEMGPLKRSEWYMVGVFFLILCLWIFGTKVGIDATTTAFIGLCALLLLQVLSWSDIKNEQGAWDTLVWFAALVMMATFLNQLGFIPWFSGIMEGSVSGMSWVVALIVLALVYFYSHYFFASNTAHVSAMYGAFLAVLVAAGAPPLLSALVLGFFSSLFACTTHYGCGPAPVFFGTGYVSQNKWWSIGFLISIIHILVWLGIGGLWWKLLGLW; from the coding sequence ATGACGACAAAAAGCGATGTGAAGCTTATTCCTTTATTGATCACGTTAGCGATTGGGATTGGTATTTGGAATATTGCTCCCCCGGCTGGATTGGAAAAGGAAGCATGGCAGCTTTTCGCCATATTTGTAGCTACGATTGTCGGGCTTATCATTAAGCCCATGCCGATGGGAGTTGTGGCTATTTTCGGTCTGACGGCGACCGTATTGACCAAAACGCTGACGATAGACGACGCACTGAGCGGTTTCAGTAATTCCGTCATATGGCTGATCGTCATCGCCTTCTTTGTTTCCCGAGGGTTTATTAAAACGGGACTCGGTTCGAGAGTGGCTTACTTTTTCGTTATGAAATTTGGCAAAAAGACGCTTGGGCTTTCGTATGCCTTGCTGTTCAGCGATCTGCTTTTGGCGCCGGCGATGCCGTCCAATACTGCCCGGGCGGGAGGGATTGTGTTGCCGATTATCCGCTCGTTGTCCGAAGCGTACGGTTCCCGGGTCGAAGACGGAACGGAAAGAAAAATCGGTTCTTTCCTGACCAAAGTGGCCTTTCAGGGCGATATGATTACATCGGCGATGTTTCTGACTGCCATGGCAGCCAACCCATTAGTGGTGAGCATTGCGGCTGAAATTACGGGAGAAACCATTTCCTGGACCGGGTGGATGGTCGCAGCATTTGTTCCCGGCATTGTAAGTTTGATCCTTATCCCGCTTGTGATTTACAAAATTTATCCGCCCGAAATTAAAGAAACGCCTGGCGCGGCAGAACTGGCCAAACAGAAGTTGGCGGAAATGGGGCCGTTGAAAAGATCGGAATGGTATATGGTCGGCGTGTTTTTCCTTATCCTCTGCCTTTGGATTTTCGGAACAAAAGTGGGGATCGACGCGACCACGACCGCTTTTATCGGATTGTGCGCGTTGCTTTTGCTTCAGGTTTTGTCCTGGTCAGACATCAAAAATGAACAAGGGGCATGGGATACGCTGGTCTGGTTTGCGGCCCTCGTCATGATGGCCACCTTTTTAAATCAGCTCGGCTTCATTCCATGGTTTAGTGGAATAATGGAAGGCAGTGTGTCCGGCATGTCTTGGGTAGTCGCACTTATTGTCTTAGCTCTAGTGTACTTCTATTCACACTATTTCTTTGCCAGCAATACAGCTCATGTCAGTGCGATGTACGGGGCATTTTTAGCTGTATTAGTTGCGGCAGGAGCGCCGCCCTTATTGTCCGCTCTGGTTCTCGGTTTCTTCAGCAGTTTGTTCGCATGCACTACGCATTACGGCTGCGGGCCCGCTCCGGTGTTTTTTGGCACCGGCTATGTCAGTCAAAATAAATGGTGGTCCATCGGCTTCCTTATCTCGATCATTCATATCCTTGTCTGGTTGGGAATCGGCGGGCTGTGGTGGAAATTGTTAGGACTTTGGTAA
- a CDS encoding fumarate hydratase has protein sequence MREISAEQVIKTVRRLCIEAACDLPKDVEQALRKGLSVEESHFGRYSLEKILKNVHLSREELVPMCQDTGIAVIFVEIGQDVRIVGGALNEAINEGVRQGYKDGYLRKSVVADPVLYRHNTGDNTPAVIHTEIVPGDKLKIQVMPKGAGSENMGAVKMCKPAEGLDGVMDFVVNTVTQAGGNPCPPVIVGVGIGGTMDKCTLLAKKALVRDVRQPHPNKEYAEVEKVLLERINKLGIGPQGFGGKVTALAVHIETYPTHIAMLPVCVTLNCHAARHKEAVL, from the coding sequence ATGCGTGAAATCTCGGCAGAACAAGTGATAAAGACGGTAAGAAGACTATGTATCGAGGCTGCCTGCGATTTGCCTAAAGATGTGGAGCAAGCTTTGCGGAAGGGGTTGTCTGTGGAAGAATCGCATTTTGGCCGATACAGTTTGGAGAAAATCTTGAAAAACGTGCATCTGTCCCGGGAAGAACTGGTGCCAATGTGCCAGGACACCGGAATAGCGGTCATTTTCGTGGAGATAGGACAAGACGTTCGTATTGTGGGCGGTGCTCTAAACGAAGCGATTAACGAAGGAGTTCGGCAAGGATATAAAGACGGTTATTTAAGAAAATCGGTTGTCGCAGATCCGGTTCTTTACCGGCATAATACTGGCGACAACACCCCCGCGGTGATTCATACCGAAATCGTGCCTGGCGATAAACTTAAAATCCAGGTGATGCCCAAAGGCGCCGGAAGCGAAAACATGGGAGCGGTGAAAATGTGCAAACCGGCGGAAGGATTGGACGGGGTGATGGACTTTGTTGTAAACACCGTCACACAAGCGGGCGGCAACCCTTGCCCGCCGGTGATTGTCGGCGTCGGTATAGGCGGGACGATGGATAAATGCACCCTTCTGGCCAAAAAAGCGCTGGTCAGGGATGTGAGGCAGCCCCACCCCAACAAAGAGTACGCGGAAGTGGAAAAAGTATTGCTTGAAAGAATCAATAAGCTTGGCATTGGGCCTCAGGGCTTTGGAGGAAAAGTGACAGCTTTGGCCGTTCACATCGAAACCTATCCGACTCACATCGCGATGCTGCCTGTCTGTGTCACCT